Proteins from a genomic interval of Orbaceae bacterium lpD02:
- the trmD gene encoding tRNA (guanosine(37)-N1)-methyltransferase TrmD: MKIGIISLFPEMFQAITHYGVTSRAVKNNLLDVKYWSPRDFAYDKHKTVDDRPYGGGPGMLMMVQPLRDAIHAAKNELGNDTKVIYLSPQGRKLEQKGVYELSKQNKVILVCGRYEGIDERIIQTEIDEEWSIGDYVLSGGELPAMVIIDAIARFIPGVLHHEASAEEDSFANGLLDCPHYTRPEVLDGMAVPDILMSGHHEEIRLWRLKQSLGRTWLRREDLLNNLALTDEEQRLLTEFKYEHCNKRSD, encoded by the coding sequence ATGAAAATCGGCATAATTAGCCTATTTCCTGAAATGTTCCAAGCAATCACGCATTATGGTGTGACCAGTAGGGCAGTTAAAAACAATCTATTAGATGTTAAGTATTGGAGTCCGCGCGACTTTGCTTATGATAAGCATAAAACGGTTGATGATAGACCGTACGGTGGGGGACCAGGCATGTTAATGATGGTACAACCCTTACGTGATGCAATTCATGCAGCAAAAAACGAGTTGGGTAACGATACTAAAGTAATTTATCTGTCTCCACAAGGGCGTAAACTTGAACAAAAAGGGGTTTACGAGTTATCTAAGCAAAATAAGGTTATTCTTGTTTGCGGTCGATACGAGGGAATAGATGAACGCATAATCCAAACCGAGATTGATGAAGAGTGGTCAATTGGGGACTATGTGTTAAGTGGTGGAGAATTACCCGCGATGGTAATTATTGATGCAATTGCTCGGTTTATACCAGGCGTATTACATCATGAAGCGTCAGCAGAGGAAGACTCTTTTGCTAATGGCTTGCTCGATTGCCCACACTATACTCGACCTGAAGTGTTAGATGGAATGGCGGTGCCTGATATATTAATGTCTGGTCACCATGAAGAAATTCGTCTCTGGCGATTAAAGCAATCACTTGGACGGACTTGGCTTAGAAGAGAAGATCTTCTAAATAATCTAGCTCTGACTGACGAAGAACAGCGTTTACTTACCGAGTTCAAATATGAACATTGTAATAAACGAAGTGACTAG
- the rplS gene encoding 50S ribosomal protein L19, translating to MKNAIIQQIEQEQMTKEIPAFRPGDTVEVKVWVVEGNKKRLQAYEGVVIAIRNRGLHSAFTVRKISNGEGVERVFQTYSPVVDSISVKRRGEVRQAKLYYLRELRGKAARIKERLN from the coding sequence ATGAAAAATGCAATTATTCAGCAAATAGAACAAGAACAAATGACAAAAGAGATCCCTGCTTTTCGTCCGGGTGATACCGTTGAAGTAAAAGTATGGGTTGTTGAAGGTAATAAAAAACGTCTTCAGGCTTACGAAGGTGTTGTTATCGCTATTCGTAACCGTGGTTTACACTCAGCATTTACTGTTCGTAAAATATCTAATGGTGAAGGTGTTGAGCGTGTATTCCAAACTTATTCACCCGTTGTTGATTCAATCAGCGTGAAACGTCGTGGTGAAGTGCGTCAAGCTAAACTATACTACTTACGTGAACTTCGTGGTAAAGCTGCTCGTATTAAAGAGCGTCTTAACTAA
- a CDS encoding NAD(P)/FAD-dependent oxidoreductase: MQSKIFIVGAGAAGLFCASLLGKQGFEVTVIDNGKKVGRKILMSGGGHCNFTNLNVDANHYLSQNSHFCKSALKRFSQWDFIQLVNQYNIAYHEKEQGQLFCDNSAQDIVNLLINECQKGRVTVKLQTELYDIKQNETGFILDTNQGEMVADKVVIATGGLSMPKLGTTPIGYKIAEKFNLAVVPVRAGLVPFTLQQSLLDILSPLAGIAVFANVATKNSSFSGNILFTHRGLSGPAILQLSNYWQLGEPIIINLLPNEDLTLFFATQRQQASNQHVKTILAKLLPKRVIESLIELQIIPDVSLKQLDSKQQHILIKQLTGWQIVPNGTEGYRTAEVTLGGITTDALSSKTMEVKSVPNLYVIGEVMDVTGWLGGYNFQWAWSSAYACATQMKD; the protein is encoded by the coding sequence ATGCAATCTAAAATTTTCATTGTTGGTGCGGGTGCTGCGGGTCTATTTTGCGCGAGTCTACTTGGTAAGCAAGGCTTTGAGGTTACTGTCATTGATAATGGCAAAAAAGTAGGTCGTAAGATTTTAATGTCTGGCGGGGGGCACTGCAACTTTACTAATCTTAATGTCGATGCGAATCACTATCTTTCACAAAATAGTCATTTTTGTAAATCTGCATTGAAACGCTTTAGCCAATGGGACTTTATTCAGTTAGTAAATCAATATAATATTGCCTATCATGAAAAAGAACAAGGCCAGCTTTTTTGTGATAATAGTGCGCAAGATATTGTTAATCTGTTAATCAACGAGTGTCAAAAGGGTCGAGTCACAGTTAAGCTACAAACCGAGTTATACGATATTAAGCAAAATGAAACAGGTTTTATACTCGATACCAACCAAGGTGAAATGGTGGCAGATAAGGTGGTTATTGCAACTGGCGGCCTATCAATGCCTAAACTTGGCACGACACCTATCGGTTATAAGATTGCCGAAAAATTTAATTTAGCAGTCGTTCCTGTGCGAGCAGGACTGGTGCCGTTTACCCTACAGCAATCATTATTAGATATCTTATCGCCACTGGCTGGCATAGCTGTTTTTGCCAATGTCGCGACAAAAAATAGTAGCTTTAGCGGTAATATTTTATTTACTCATCGTGGCCTATCTGGCCCTGCTATTTTACAACTATCGAACTATTGGCAACTAGGTGAACCGATTATCATCAATTTACTGCCTAATGAAGATCTGACTCTATTTTTTGCTACTCAGCGCCAACAAGCAAGTAATCAACACGTTAAAACAATTTTAGCTAAATTGTTACCTAAGCGGGTTATTGAAAGTTTGATTGAGCTCCAGATTATTCCTGATGTGAGTTTAAAACAGCTCGACTCAAAGCAACAACACATATTAATTAAACAGTTAACGGGCTGGCAGATTGTGCCAAATGGAACCGAAGGTTATCGTACCGCTGAAGTGACATTAGGTGGGATCACAACCGATGCCTTATCATCAAAGACGATGGAGGTAAAATCAGTGCCTAATTTGTATGTTATTGGTGAGGTAATGGATGTCACTGGCTGGCTTGGTGGCTATAATTTTCAATGGGCTTGGAGTAGTGCCTATGCCTGTGCAACACAAATGAAAGACTAA
- a CDS encoding MFS transporter — MVTPSVKKVAFAAFIGTTIEWYDFYIYALASVLIFGPLFFPSDNQFITILGTFGTFAIGFLARPLGAIIFGHIGDRLGRKKSLIMTLMLMGMATTCVGLLPTFETAGIIAPILLVLLRIMQGIAVGGEWGGAVLMAGEHAPKGLKNFFSSFAQWGSPAGNVLALLVFSYILSLPEALLFDSNYWRLPFLVSFILLIIGLVARITLTESPVFVEASKKQQQIKQQESAPLVSVFKHSLPIIILAIGANALSFSGIFSNTLMIGYTTLALQVDKNIILEALFWVAIVHFICQPFTAYLAEKIQASYFLILSALFAMLSVFLLFPIVNMGNKTSFIIGISLTVICYSGFYGVIAGYLSRVFPVRIRYTALSISYQGCAALFGSIIPLVGGYIIYQYGTFWYPLALFYCVLALISIICIYLLSRYHYYDE, encoded by the coding sequence ATGGTAACTCCCTCAGTCAAAAAAGTCGCTTTTGCGGCATTCATTGGAACAACGATTGAATGGTACGATTTTTATATCTATGCCTTAGCTTCTGTGCTTATTTTTGGTCCGCTTTTTTTCCCTTCCGATAACCAATTTATTACTATTTTAGGAACATTTGGCACCTTTGCTATCGGTTTCCTTGCCCGCCCTCTTGGCGCAATTATTTTTGGCCATATTGGTGATCGGCTAGGTCGTAAAAAATCGCTGATTATGACACTTATGTTAATGGGAATGGCGACAACTTGTGTAGGTTTACTGCCGACATTTGAAACAGCGGGTATTATCGCGCCAATATTATTAGTCTTACTTAGAATTATGCAAGGAATTGCGGTCGGTGGAGAATGGGGTGGCGCGGTGCTAATGGCGGGTGAACACGCGCCAAAAGGGCTAAAAAATTTTTTTTCATCTTTTGCACAATGGGGAAGCCCAGCTGGCAATGTATTAGCGTTATTGGTTTTTTCTTATATTCTCAGTTTACCTGAAGCATTATTATTTGATTCTAACTATTGGCGATTACCCTTTTTAGTCAGTTTTATTTTATTAATCATTGGTCTTGTGGCTCGTATAACGCTGACTGAATCCCCCGTTTTTGTCGAAGCCAGTAAAAAACAACAACAGATAAAGCAACAAGAATCAGCACCGCTAGTGAGCGTATTTAAGCATTCATTACCGATAATTATTTTAGCTATCGGCGCTAATGCCTTATCATTTAGTGGTATCTTTTCAAATACCTTGATGATTGGTTATACCACCCTCGCCTTACAAGTAGATAAAAATATAATCTTAGAGGCTCTGTTTTGGGTGGCGATAGTTCATTTTATCTGCCAACCATTTACGGCTTATCTTGCCGAAAAGATACAAGCTTCCTATTTTTTAATCCTTTCGGCACTCTTTGCCATGTTGTCGGTATTTTTGCTGTTTCCGATTGTCAATATGGGTAATAAGACTAGCTTTATCATTGGCATCTCGTTAACCGTCATTTGTTATAGTGGATTTTATGGTGTGATCGCAGGTTATTTAAGCCGAGTATTTCCCGTGCGAATTCGTTATACTGCACTCTCAATTAGCTACCAAGGCTGTGCGGCTCTGTTTGGTAGTATCATCCCCCTCGTTGGTGGTTATATTATTTATCAATATGGTACGTTTTGGTATCCATTAGCGCTGTTTTATTGCGTTTTAGCGTTAATATCCATTATCTGTATTTATTTATTAAGCCGCTATCATTACTATGATGAGTAA
- a CDS encoding carbon starvation CstA family protein produces the protein MNNKYLKHIQWVLVALIGACCLAVVALRRGEHISALWIIVAAISVYLVAYRYYSLYIANKVMKLDPTRATPAVIHNDGLNYVPTNKYVLFGHHFAAIAGAGPLVGPVLAAQVGYLPGTLWLLAGVVVAGAVQDFMVLFLSSRRNGASLGEMIKQEMGRVPGTIALFGCFLIMLIILAVLALIVVKALAESPWGVFTVCSTVPIALFMGVYMRFIRPGRVLEISVIGIVLLVLSIWFGGVISHDPYWGPALTFKDTTITYVLVGYAFISALLPVWLILAPRDYLATFLKIGVIVGLAVGIVIINPELKMPAITQYIDGTGPVWKGALFPFLFITIACGAVSGFHALIASGTTPKLLANEKDARFIGYGAMLMESFVAIMALVAASIIEPGLYFAMNTPPAGLGITMPNLHNLSDPAAAPLIMAQLQEVTAHAAATVSSWGFVISPEEILQTAKNIGEPSVLNRAGGAPTLAVGIAHVFHKILPGADMGFWYHFGILFEALFILTALDAGTRSGRFMLQDLLGNFVPFLKKTDSMVAGVIGTAGCVGLWGYLLYQGVVDPLGGVKSLWPLFGISNQMLAAVALVLSTIVLIKMKRAQYIWVTIIPAVWLLICTTWAIGLKLFSNNPQLEGFLYLAKDYNRKIAEDPSLTTEQISNMTHIVINNYTNAGLSILFLIVVYSIIFYGIKTALKVRNNKQRSDKETPYVPVPEGGVKTSMSH, from the coding sequence ATGAATAATAAGTATCTTAAGCATATTCAATGGGTGCTTGTTGCACTTATTGGGGCATGTTGCTTAGCCGTTGTAGCATTAAGGCGAGGCGAACATATCAGCGCGTTATGGATTATCGTCGCTGCAATCTCGGTTTATTTAGTGGCTTATCGCTACTACAGCCTATATATTGCCAATAAGGTGATGAAACTTGACCCAACGCGGGCAACACCCGCTGTCATTCATAATGATGGTTTAAATTATGTACCAACCAATAAATATGTTTTATTTGGTCACCATTTTGCGGCGATTGCCGGAGCGGGACCATTAGTTGGGCCTGTGCTTGCTGCGCAAGTCGGTTATTTACCCGGTACCCTTTGGCTATTAGCGGGGGTAGTTGTTGCCGGCGCAGTACAAGATTTTATGGTGCTTTTCCTGTCATCACGTCGTAATGGTGCATCATTAGGTGAAATGATTAAACAAGAGATGGGGCGGGTACCTGGTACTATCGCGTTATTTGGCTGTTTCTTAATTATGTTAATCATCTTAGCCGTGCTGGCCTTGATTGTGGTAAAAGCATTGGCAGAAAGCCCTTGGGGCGTGTTTACCGTTTGTTCTACCGTACCGATTGCCTTATTTATGGGTGTGTATATGCGCTTTATTCGGCCTGGTAGGGTATTAGAAATATCGGTGATTGGTATTGTGTTATTAGTTTTATCCATTTGGTTTGGTGGTGTTATTTCTCACGATCCATATTGGGGACCAGCGTTAACCTTCAAAGATACCACCATCACCTATGTATTAGTTGGTTATGCCTTTATTTCAGCGTTGCTGCCTGTTTGGTTGATTCTTGCTCCTCGTGATTATTTAGCAACCTTCTTAAAAATTGGCGTTATCGTAGGTTTAGCTGTTGGCATCGTTATCATAAATCCTGAATTAAAAATGCCGGCAATCACACAGTATATTGATGGTACTGGCCCGGTCTGGAAAGGTGCGCTATTTCCATTCCTGTTTATTACTATTGCGTGTGGTGCCGTCTCTGGCTTCCATGCCTTAATCGCCTCGGGCACAACACCAAAACTGCTGGCTAACGAAAAAGACGCTCGTTTCATCGGTTATGGTGCAATGTTAATGGAATCATTCGTTGCAATTATGGCGTTAGTGGCGGCATCAATTATTGAGCCTGGTTTATATTTTGCCATGAATACACCACCGGCTGGCTTAGGCATTACTATGCCTAACTTGCACAACTTGAGCGATCCTGCTGCTGCGCCGTTAATTATGGCACAGTTGCAAGAGGTTACCGCTCATGCGGCAGCAACAGTGAGTTCTTGGGGCTTTGTTATTTCACCGGAAGAAATTTTACAAACCGCTAAGAATATCGGTGAACCATCGGTGTTAAATCGTGCGGGTGGCGCCCCAACGCTTGCTGTTGGGATTGCTCATGTCTTCCATAAAATTTTACCTGGCGCAGACATGGGCTTTTGGTATCATTTTGGCATATTATTTGAGGCGTTATTTATCTTAACGGCGCTTGATGCGGGTACCCGTTCTGGGCGCTTTATGTTACAAGATTTACTAGGTAACTTTGTGCCGTTTTTAAAGAAAACCGATTCAATGGTTGCGGGTGTTATTGGTACCGCGGGTTGTGTTGGTCTGTGGGGATATTTACTGTATCAAGGCGTAGTCGACCCACTTGGCGGCGTTAAGAGCCTATGGCCGTTGTTTGGCATATCCAACCAAATGTTAGCCGCGGTAGCATTAGTGCTTTCAACAATAGTATTAATTAAAATGAAGCGTGCGCAATATATCTGGGTAACCATAATCCCAGCTGTTTGGCTACTAATTTGTACCACATGGGCGATTGGTCTAAAACTATTTAGTAACAACCCTCAGTTAGAAGGTTTCTTATATTTAGCGAAAGACTATAACCGTAAAATTGCTGAAGATCCAAGTTTAACAACTGAACAAATTAGCAATATGACTCATATCGTGATTAATAACTATACCAATGCAGGATTAAGTATTCTATTCCTAATCGTTGTGTATAGTATTATTTTTTACGGTATCAAAACTGCGCTTAAAGTCCGTAATAATAAACAACGTTCTGATAAAGAGACACCTTATGTACCGGTACCTGAAGGTGGCGTAAAAACGTCAATGTCTCACTAA
- the btsR gene encoding two-component system response regulator BtsR, whose protein sequence is MLTVIIVDDEPLARENLRCLLRQHEHINIVAECSNAFEAIKAIHGLSPDVVFLDIQMPKINGLEMLSMLDPQKMPYIVFLTAYDEYAIKAFEAEAFDYLLKPIDANRLHKTLQRLSNNNLAQNIKQLEASHQLKYIPCIGHSKIYLLNPDDVYYASSRASGVYVFNQDHVEYFTELTLKTLAEKTELIYCHRQYLINIKQLKEIRFDPSGHTEIILTNDVAIPVSRRYLKALKEQLGLG, encoded by the coding sequence ATGTTAACCGTAATCATTGTAGATGATGAACCATTAGCACGCGAGAATCTACGCTGTTTGCTAAGGCAGCATGAGCACATTAATATTGTTGCTGAATGTAGTAATGCGTTTGAGGCCATAAAAGCGATTCACGGCCTTAGCCCTGATGTGGTGTTTCTCGACATTCAAATGCCGAAAATTAACGGGCTTGAAATGCTCAGTATGCTCGACCCTCAGAAAATGCCTTATATCGTCTTTTTAACTGCTTATGATGAATATGCGATAAAAGCTTTCGAAGCAGAGGCTTTCGACTACTTACTTAAACCGATTGACGCTAACCGTTTGCATAAGACATTACAACGTTTATCAAACAATAACCTGGCGCAAAACATAAAACAACTTGAGGCGAGCCATCAACTAAAATATATCCCTTGTATTGGCCATAGCAAAATCTATTTGCTTAATCCCGATGATGTCTATTACGCGAGTTCAAGAGCGAGTGGGGTTTATGTGTTCAATCAAGACCATGTTGAGTATTTTACCGAATTAACCCTTAAAACGTTGGCAGAAAAAACCGAGCTGATCTACTGTCATCGGCAATACCTTATTAATATCAAACAGCTTAAAGAAATACGCTTTGATCCAAGCGGCCATACTGAAATTATTTTAACTAATGATGTCGCTATTCCTGTTAGCCGCAGGTATTTAAAAGCGCTAAAAGAGCAATTAGGTCTTGGCTAA
- a CDS encoding sensor histidine kinase has protein sequence MFEFNLILQLLQQMCVYLVIAYMLSKTKLFIPVMQVTVHLPHKLLCYVIFSFFCIMGTYFSFEIEDTLANTRAIGAILGGLLGGPYVGLLVGITGGIHRYTLGGITAETCMFSTILTGFISGLVHHVLMKKGRVDLIYNPLVVAILAMLMESLEMVMILLFSKPFSTVLHAVQNIAAPMIVANSFGAAMFMRILLDRRAMFEKYTSAFSSKALTIAASTEGLLRDGFNQENSTKVAHIIYQALGVGAVSITDREKILAFIGIGSDHHLPGTTIASKSTLQSIENDEVKYLDGIHEPYQCSISKNCRLGSTLVIPLRGENNKVVGAIKLYEAKNTLFSSINRTLGEGIASLLSAQILTGQNERYKQLLSRTEIKLLHAQVNPHFLFNALNTLLAVIRRDQRQASELVQNLSTFFRKNLKRPEEIVSLKDELDHITAYLEIEKMRFMDKLDITISVPATLENAQLPAFSLQPIVENAIKHGISQMIGQGSVTIRAYQQQDILLLEVEDNAGNYREELKDNQGLGLNLVHKRIQVRYGKQYGVKIACKADQYTRVIISLPMAKDGN, from the coding sequence ATGTTTGAATTTAATTTAATTTTGCAACTTCTACAACAAATGTGCGTTTACTTAGTGATTGCTTACATGCTAAGCAAGACTAAGTTGTTTATCCCTGTGATGCAAGTCACCGTTCATCTACCCCATAAGTTACTGTGTTATGTGATCTTCTCTTTTTTTTGCATAATGGGCACCTATTTTAGTTTTGAAATTGAAGATACCTTAGCTAATACGAGGGCGATTGGCGCTATTTTGGGCGGCTTACTTGGAGGGCCTTATGTTGGATTGTTGGTCGGTATCACGGGTGGGATCCACCGTTATACGTTAGGTGGAATTACCGCCGAAACATGTATGTTTTCGACTATTTTAACCGGTTTTATCAGCGGTCTCGTGCATCATGTTTTAATGAAAAAAGGCCGCGTCGATCTGATTTATAACCCATTAGTGGTTGCTATTTTGGCTATGCTAATGGAGTCACTGGAAATGGTGATGATTCTTCTTTTTTCAAAACCATTTAGCACTGTTTTACATGCCGTACAAAATATTGCGGCGCCGATGATTGTTGCCAATAGCTTTGGTGCCGCAATGTTTATGCGTATCTTACTTGATCGAAGAGCAATGTTTGAAAAATACACCTCTGCATTTTCATCTAAAGCATTAACCATTGCAGCCAGCACTGAGGGCTTACTTCGTGATGGCTTTAATCAAGAAAATAGTACCAAAGTCGCGCATATTATTTACCAAGCATTAGGCGTTGGTGCCGTTTCAATTACCGATCGAGAGAAAATTTTGGCGTTTATTGGCATCGGTAGCGATCATCATTTGCCAGGTACCACCATTGCCTCAAAATCGACCTTGCAATCAATCGAAAATGACGAAGTGAAATACCTTGATGGTATACATGAGCCTTATCAGTGCTCTATCAGTAAGAATTGTCGCCTGGGCTCTACGCTTGTGATCCCGCTACGAGGAGAAAATAATAAAGTCGTTGGCGCCATTAAACTTTACGAAGCCAAAAATACCTTATTTAGTTCAATTAATCGCACTTTAGGCGAAGGAATTGCCAGTCTTTTATCCGCGCAAATTTTAACTGGCCAAAATGAGCGCTATAAACAACTGCTGTCGAGAACTGAGATCAAATTACTGCATGCTCAAGTTAATCCCCATTTTTTATTTAACGCATTAAATACTTTATTAGCCGTCATTCGTAGAGATCAGAGGCAAGCTTCGGAGTTAGTGCAGAATCTGTCGACCTTCTTTCGGAAAAACTTAAAACGACCAGAGGAAATCGTGTCATTAAAAGATGAGCTTGACCATATTACCGCTTACCTTGAAATTGAAAAGATGCGGTTTATGGATAAACTCGATATTACCATTAGCGTACCGGCTACACTTGAAAATGCGCAGCTACCCGCCTTTTCATTACAACCTATTGTGGAAAATGCCATTAAGCATGGTATCTCGCAGATGATTGGTCAAGGTTCTGTCACTATCAGAGCCTATCAACAACAGGATATTTTACTGCTTGAAGTCGAAGATAATGCCGGCAATTATCGAGAAGAATTAAAAGACAATCAAGGACTTGGACTTAATTTGGTCCACAAGCGCATTCAAGTTCGGTATGGCAAGCAATACGGCGTGAAAATTGCGTGCAAAGCCGATCAATATACTCGAGTGATAATATCGTTACCCATGGCAAAGGATGGTAATTAA
- the trmB gene encoding tRNA (guanosine(46)-N7)-methyltransferase TrmB has protein sequence MNQKTNTMTTKLMEDGRPLRQIRSFVLRQGRLTKGQQQALSALWPTLGIDYQVDTKLNFNQIFNNSNNVTLEIGFGMGASFTEMAQNAQDENFLGIEVHLPGVGACLMAAEQAHLNNIRVMCHDAVEVLETMIADNSLTKIQIFFPDPWHKAKHNKRRIIQPHFVQLLKQKLAIGGILHLATDWQPYAQHMLAVLSSASGFTNLSTDNTYIPRPDDRPLTKFEKRGVNLGHGVWDLQFKRVQ, from the coding sequence ATGAATCAAAAAACCAATACGATGACAACTAAATTGATGGAAGATGGGCGACCGCTGCGCCAAATCCGTAGTTTTGTATTAAGACAAGGGCGCTTAACCAAAGGGCAACAGCAAGCCCTTTCGGCACTATGGCCGACATTAGGTATTGATTACCAAGTAGACACCAAGCTCAATTTCAACCAAATTTTTAATAATAGCAATAACGTAACATTAGAGATCGGTTTTGGAATGGGGGCATCATTTACTGAAATGGCCCAAAATGCCCAAGATGAAAATTTTTTAGGTATTGAAGTTCATCTCCCCGGGGTTGGCGCCTGCTTAATGGCGGCGGAGCAAGCACACCTAAATAATATTCGCGTTATGTGTCACGATGCGGTTGAAGTATTAGAAACCATGATTGCCGATAACTCGCTAACTAAAATTCAAATCTTTTTCCCCGATCCTTGGCATAAAGCAAAACATAATAAACGACGAATTATACAACCGCATTTTGTACAACTACTCAAACAAAAGCTAGCTATCGGTGGGATCTTACATTTAGCGACCGATTGGCAACCTTATGCCCAGCACATGCTAGCGGTATTAAGTAGCGCGTCAGGGTTTACCAATTTGTCCACTGATAATACTTATATACCAAGGCCTGACGATCGCCCCCTAACTAAATTTGAAAAACGTGGCGTTAATTTAGGCCATGGAGTTTGGGATTTACAATTTAAACGTGTGCAATAG
- the nfsA gene encoding oxygen-insensitive NADPH nitroreductase yields MNSTIDLLCRHRSIRAYLPTAITPEQIDAIFTAARAASSSSFLQCSSIIRITDSDSRKKIAHYAGDQNYVIQAPEFWIFCADFNRHYQIEPTINLAKAEQLLLGCIDTAIMAQNAVIAAESLGLGCVYIGGIRNNIQHVTDLLKLPKFVLPLFGLCIGHANQNPELKPRLPKSLLFFTDQYQPLDQAQLKQYDAQLAQYYSARSEHQKLGGWSDKIAQTLNKEERDFMLNYLHKQGWILK; encoded by the coding sequence ATGAACTCAACGATTGATTTACTTTGTAGGCACCGCTCTATTCGTGCTTATTTACCTACCGCAATCACACCAGAGCAAATTGATGCTATTTTTACCGCTGCGCGCGCAGCATCAAGCTCTAGTTTTCTACAATGCTCTAGCATTATTCGTATCACTGATAGCGATAGCCGTAAAAAAATAGCCCACTACGCGGGTGACCAAAATTACGTGATTCAAGCGCCTGAGTTCTGGATCTTTTGTGCCGATTTTAATCGCCACTATCAGATCGAGCCGACGATTAATTTGGCTAAAGCTGAGCAGCTGCTATTGGGGTGCATTGACACCGCTATTATGGCACAAAATGCGGTGATCGCCGCCGAATCGCTAGGCTTAGGATGCGTTTATATCGGAGGTATTCGTAACAACATCCAACACGTCACTGATCTATTAAAGTTACCTAAATTTGTCTTGCCACTTTTTGGTTTATGCATTGGCCATGCGAATCAAAATCCAGAGCTAAAGCCACGTTTACCTAAAAGTTTACTCTTTTTTACCGATCAATATCAGCCATTAGATCAAGCGCAGCTTAAGCAGTACGATGCGCAATTGGCGCAATATTATTCGGCTCGTTCTGAACATCAAAAATTGGGTGGCTGGAGTGATAAAATTGCACAAACCCTTAATAAGGAAGAACGTGATTTTATGCTCAACTATTTACACAAGCAAGGGTGGATTTTGAAATAA